A single region of the Cucumis melo cultivar AY chromosome 3, USDA_Cmelo_AY_1.0, whole genome shotgun sequence genome encodes:
- the LOC103485711 gene encoding GRAS family protein RAM1-like, which yields MINSLCGSIGSRKSTNTTTDQPSSTCTTKQQHHLPHPTSPTDSVSAKTAPVSSSDHLEQTALTPPSLDFPAPKFDIDGDIDIQSPDNSVWDSLFADQLDCDFMISSPARSLSSPQNLSFNYYNYNYGQAMMQCSPPRSCSQVGASSSVQKGKGLSPLHKVFNSPSNQYMQAIEGNNNSSNSIQTIGELLEDYQEEGFETYHQNMSKISGIGESLQYYDISTSSLPPIIFEDLALPNSSNIICGSNQESSTVEREFYNQIGSSNITTASLPQQGDQGQENPPQLPPPSLPLLPPPKQPQNQLNHSLMAPVPVGSEQEQDSGLQLVHLLLACAEAVAKEDYMLARRYLHHLNRVVTPIGDSMQRVASCFTEALTARLAATLTTSKPSSSIPPFPQNSLEILKIYQIVYQACPYVKFAHFTANQAIFEAFEAEERVHVIDLDILQGYQWPAFMQALAARPGGSPFLRITGVGPSIDAVRETGRCLTELAHSLNVPFEFHAIGEQLESLKPNMFNRRVGEALAVNAVNRLHRVPGKSLGNLLGMIRDQAPNIVTLVEQEASHNGPYFLGRFLEALHYYSAIFDSLDATFPPDSAQRAKVEQYIFAPEIRNIVACEGPERIERHERLEKWRKLMEAKGFKGVALSSNAVTQSKILLGLYSCDGYRLTEDKGCLLLGWQDRALIAASAWRC from the exons atGATCAATTCTCTCTGTGGAAGCATTGGATCCAGGAAGAGTACTAATACTACTACTGATCAACCCTCCTCAACTTGCACCACCAAGCAACAACACCATCTTCCTCACCCTACTTCCCCTACGGATTCCGTTTCCGCCAAAACCGCACCAGTATCCTCTTCCGATCACTTGGAGCAAACCGCCCTCACCCCGCCTAGCCTCGACTTCCCTGCTCCAAAATTCGACATCGATGGCGATATCGATATCCAATCACCCGACAACTCGGTATGGGATTCCTTGTTCGCTGACCAACTCGATTGCGATTTCATGATCTCGTCCCCCGCGCGGAGCTTATCGTCGCCTCAAAACTTGAGTTTCAACTATTATAACTACAATTATGGGCAAGCAATGATGCAGTGTTCTCCTCCAAGGAGTTGCTCTCAAGTTGGAGCTTCAAGTAGTGTTCAAAAAGGGAAAGGACTTAGTCCACTTCATAAAGTCTTTAATTCACCAAGCAATCAATATATGCAAGCAATTGAGGGAAATAATAATTCTTCTAATTCAATTCAAACTATTGGAGAATTATTGGAAGATTATCAGGAAGAAGGATTTGAAACATATCATCAAAACATGAGCAAGATTTCAGGTATTGGAGAATCATTGCAATATTATGATATATCAACTTCTTCTCTTCCACCTATTATTTTTGAGGATTTGGCTCTTCCAAATTCTTCAAATATTATTTGTGGATCAAATCAAGAATCATCAACTGTGGAGAGGGAATTCTATAATCAAATTGGAAGTTCTAATATTACAACTGCCTCATTGCCACAACAAGGAGATCAAGGACAAGAGAATCCGCCGCAGCTGCCACCACCGTCGTTACCGCTGCTGCCACCACCTAAGCAGCCCCAAAATCAGCTCAACCATAGCTTGATGGCTCCTGTTCCTGTTGGATCTGAGCAG GAACAAGATAGTGGACTTCAACTGGTGCACCTCCTTCTTGCATGTGCAGAAGCAGTAGCAAAAGAAGATTACATGTTAGCTAGAAGATATCTTCATCATCTCAATAGAGTTGTAACTCCCATTGGTGATTCCATGCAAAGAGTTGCTTCTTGTTTCACTGAAGCTTTAACTGCTCGTCTTGCTGCCACTCTCACAACCTCGAAACCCTCTTCTTCAATCCCTCCATTCCCTCAAAACTCCCTTGAAATTCTCAAGATTTATCAAATTGTTTATCAAGCTTGTCCTTATGTCAAATTTGCTCATTTCACTGCTAATCAAGCCATCTTTGAAGCCTTTGAAGCTGAAGAACGTGTACATGTCattgatcttgatattctcCAAGGCTACCAATGGCCAGCTTTCATGCAAGCCCTAGCCGCTCGCCCCGGTGGCTCCCCTTTCCTCCGAATCACCGGTGTCGGCCCTTCCATCGACGCCGTTCGAGAGACTGGTCGTTGCTTAACTGAGCTCGCTCATTCTCTCAACGTCCCTTTCGAATTCCATGCAATCGGCGAACAACTTGAATCCCTAAAACCAAACATGTTCAACCGTCGCGTTGGTGAGGCTCTAGCGGTTAATGCTGTGAACCGTCTCCACCGTGTCCCTGGAAAGAGCCTTGGGAATTTACTAGGAATGATCCGAGATCAGGCTCCAAATATCGTTACCCTAGTTGAACAAGAAGCAAGCCATAACGGGCCGTACTTCTTGGGGAGGTTTCTTGAAGCTTTACATTATTACTCTGCGATTTTCGACTCACTGGACGCAACATTTCCGCCGGATTCAGCGCAACGGGCAAAGGTGGAACAATATATATTTGCTCCGGAGATAAGAAACATCGTGGCATGTGAAGGACCGGAGCGGATAGAACGACACGAGAGGCTCGAGAAATGGAGGAAATTAATGGAAGCAAAAGGGTTTAAAGGAGTGGCGTTGAGTAGTAATGCAGTGACACAATCAAAAATATTGCTTGGTTTGTATTCATGTGATGGATATAGATTGACTGAGGACAAAGGATGCTTGTTGTTGGGGTGGCAAGATAGGGCTCTTATTGCAGCTTCTGCATGGAGATGCTGA